Within Butyrivibrio fibrisolvens, the genomic segment CTAGACACGAGTAATTATAGGTAAGGAGGAATATAATAATGGCTTTATTTGAATCATATGAAAGAAGAGAGCCCCAGATCCTGGCTTGCCTTAAGGAGTATGGAATCTCTTCAATAGAAGAATGTAGAGATATTTGCATGAATGCTGGTATCGATGTTTACAAGCTCATCGAAGGCATTCAGCCAATTTGTTTTGAGAACGCTAAGTGGGCTTACACAGTAGGTGCTGCTATCGCTATCAAGAAGAACTGCCGTAAGGCTGCTGATGCTGCTGCAGCAATCGGTATCGGTCTTCAGGCTTTCTGTATCCCTGGATCAGTTGCTGATCGTCGTAAGGTAGGTCTTGGCCATGGTAACCTTGGTAAGATGCTCCTTGAAGAGGACACAGAGTGCTTCGCATTCCTTGCTGGTCACGAGTCATTCGCAGCAGCTGAGGGTGCTATCGGTATCGCTGAGAAGGCTAACAAGGTTCGTAAAAAGCCTCTTCGCGTTATCCTTAACGGTCTTGGAAAAGACGCTGCACAGATCATTTCTCGTATCAACGGTTTCACATATGTAGAGACTGAGTACGATTACTACACAGGTGAGGTTAAGGAAGTATTCAGAAAGTGCTACTCTAAGGATGCTAACTCTCCTCGTGCAAAGGTTAACTGCTACGGCGCTAACGACGTACAGGAAGGCGTTGCTATCATGTGGAAGGAGAACGTTGACGTATCTATCACAGGTAACTCAACTAACCCTACAAGATTCCAGCACCCAGTTGCAGGTACATACAAGAAAGAGCGTATTGAAGCTGGTAAGAAGTACTTCTCAGTTGCTTCAGGTGGTGGTACAGGTCGTACACTTCACCCAGATAACATGGCTGCAGGTCCTGCTTCCTATGGTATGACAGATACTATGGGTCGTATGCACTCAGACGCTCAGTTCGCAGGTTCATCTTCAGTTCCTGCTCACGTTGAGATGATGGGTCTTATCGGCGCTGGTAACAACCCTATGGTTGGTATGACTGTTTCTACAGCTGTATCTATCGAAGAGGCTGCAAAGGCTGGTAAGTTCTAATTATCAAACATAAGTGTAAGTAATGAAGGCCGTCACACTGTTTTGGTGTGGCGGCTTTTTTTGCTAAATAACCAGGCTTTAAACATTTCAAAATGCAATTTACGGTTTGATGTGCATTTCGTCGTATCAAAGATGCATTCTGTCGTATCTGGTAATTAAGAAATTTGATTTACTTGTATAATAATTATGGCTTTGTTGCGACTGGGGAAAACTAAAAGACTCAGAGGACATAGATAAGTATTACTGTTGCAGTAAATGGTTTATTATTATATTTGTTTGGAGGAGATACGCATTGACTTATCAGGTAAGAGAATCAGCTGGATTTAAGATTTTTGATATTGTAGGAATGATGATCATCGGAGGCTTTTCTATTGGAGGATACGGTTTTATTTTA encodes:
- a CDS encoding GGGtGRT protein, giving the protein MALFESYERREPQILACLKEYGISSIEECRDICMNAGIDVYKLIEGIQPICFENAKWAYTVGAAIAIKKNCRKAADAAAAIGIGLQAFCIPGSVADRRKVGLGHGNLGKMLLEEDTECFAFLAGHESFAAAEGAIGIAEKANKVRKKPLRVILNGLGKDAAQIISRINGFTYVETEYDYYTGEVKEVFRKCYSKDANSPRAKVNCYGANDVQEGVAIMWKENVDVSITGNSTNPTRFQHPVAGTYKKERIEAGKKYFSVASGGGTGRTLHPDNMAAGPASYGMTDTMGRMHSDAQFAGSSSVPAHVEMMGLIGAGNNPMVGMTVSTAVSIEEAAKAGKF